In Spinacia oleracea cultivar Varoflay chromosome 5, BTI_SOV_V1, whole genome shotgun sequence, a single window of DNA contains:
- the LOC110793005 gene encoding embryogenesis-associated protein EMB8 isoform X1, with protein MQPIGLQTTEVVTCPETWQESHNCSLAGAVSLCNPFNLPIADEDFHKGFNNTYDKELASSLRRIFKKHGALFEDIGGEYNIPMAENAKTVMEFDEGLTRVSFGFKSADDYYLHSSSSDSIKHVCTPLLCIQAANDPIAPARGIPCKDIEGYVQIEMPYSDEELEETREQWANYFKDNYLMDVGE; from the exons ATGCAGCCCATAGGCCTGCAGACAACGGAGGTGGTTACATGCCCAGAAACTTGGCAG GAATCACATAACTGCTCTCTCGCTGGAGCTGTGAGCTTGTGTAACCCTTTTAATCTACCAATTGCAGATGAGGACTTCCACAAGGGCTTTAATAACACTTATGACAAAGAATTAGCAAGCAGCCTTCGAAGAATATTCAAGAA GCATGGTGCTCTCTTTGAAGATATTGGTGGGGAGTATAACATACCAATGGCTGAAAATGCGAAGACTGTAATGGAGTTTGATGAAGGGCTAACTCGAG TATCTTTTGGGTTCAAGTCAGCTGACGACTACTACTTGCATTCAAGCAGTTCTGATTCAATTAAGCATGTTTGTACACCATTGCTTTGTATTCAG GCTGCTAATGATCCCATTGCACCAGCCAGGGGAATTCCTTGCAAAGATATTGAG ggtTATGTACAAATAGAAATGCCATATTCTGATGAGGAGTTAGAAGAAACTCGAGAACAATGGGCAAATTATTTTAaggacaactatttgatggatgTCGGCGAATGA
- the LOC130461364 gene encoding F-box/LRR-repeat protein At3g58900-like translates to MSYRHRECCKLATKLDRISGLPDEVLGHILSFLPTKCAVGTSILSTRWKYLFRLTTNLYFEDSYASSAGNDASEEEKEGRKESFKKFVYLVLALHQKSSITEFSLKCQNTYENSHIDIWVSAAILKKVQQLYLDLLGTVKERPSLPIIFFNSKTLVVLEISGCFELQVPNLTAVFFKEAMLAFILIHLRI, encoded by the exons ATGAGTTATCGACACAGAGAATGTTGCAAGCTTGCGACTAAATTAGATAGGATTAGTGGTTTACCTGATGAAGTACTTGGTCACATCCTTTCATTTCTTCCTACAAAATGTGCAGTGGGTACGAGCATATTATCAACCAGATGGAAGTATCTTTTCCGGCTAACCACCAATCTTTATTTTGAAGACTCGTATGCATCATCTGCTGGTAATGATGCAAGCGAAGAGGAAAAAGAAGGTCGAAAAGAAAGCTTTAAGAAGTTTGTGTATCTTGTCTTGGCATTGCACCAAAAATCTTCCATTACGGAATTCAGTCTAAAGTGTCAAAACACCTATGAGAATTCACATATTGACATATGGGTAAGTGCTGCAATACTGAAGAAAGTTCAACAGCTCTATCTTGACCTGCTTGGAACTGTCAAAGAACGACCAAGTTTGCCAATTATCTTtttcaattctaaaacattggTGGTATTAGAAATTAGTGGTTGTTTCGAACTACAAGTACCAAACTTG ACGGCTGTGTTTTTCAAGGAGGCAATGCTTGCATTTATTCTGATACACTTGAGGATTTAA
- the LOC110793005 gene encoding embryogenesis-associated protein EMB8 isoform X3 — translation MQPIGLQTTEVVTCPETWQESHNCSLAGAVSLCNPFNLPIADEDFHKGFNNTYDKELASSLRRIFKKHGALFEDIGGEYNIPMAENAKTVMEFDEGLTRVSFGFKSADDYYLHSSSSDSIKHVCTPLLCIQYKYCTCMYQ, via the exons ATGCAGCCCATAGGCCTGCAGACAACGGAGGTGGTTACATGCCCAGAAACTTGGCAG GAATCACATAACTGCTCTCTCGCTGGAGCTGTGAGCTTGTGTAACCCTTTTAATCTACCAATTGCAGATGAGGACTTCCACAAGGGCTTTAATAACACTTATGACAAAGAATTAGCAAGCAGCCTTCGAAGAATATTCAAGAA GCATGGTGCTCTCTTTGAAGATATTGGTGGGGAGTATAACATACCAATGGCTGAAAATGCGAAGACTGTAATGGAGTTTGATGAAGGGCTAACTCGAG TATCTTTTGGGTTCAAGTCAGCTGACGACTACTACTTGCATTCAAGCAGTTCTGATTCAATTAAGCATGTTTGTACACCATTGCTTTGTATTCAG TACAAGTATTGTACTTGTATGTATCAGTGA
- the LOC110793004 gene encoding NDR1/HIN1-like protein 3, with protein sequence MGYQKQPELNGAYYGPSIPPPQQPRSYHRPGKRGSSGGCCCLFDCLCGCIMSCIWTILCTILVIVGVLILIFWLIVRPQEIKVHASDASLTTFNFTQNDNLNYNLAVNFSIRNPNRRLGVYYDSIEANAIYAGQRFSTVQGPVFYQGHKNTTDFGPVNFRGQHIVILGSGDKSDYEKQTTDGLYEIQLKMHLRVRFRLGLFKTGTWKPKIKCDLKVPIEGHSGQFERTKCSYDL encoded by the coding sequence ATGGGCTACCAGAAACAACCCGAGTTGAACGGGGCATACTATGGCCCCTCGatcccaccaccacaacaacctcGATCTTACCACAGGCCAGGGAAGCGAGGCTCCTCCGGCGGCTGCTGCTGCCTCTTTGACTGCCTTTGCGGCTGCATCATGAGTTGCATCTGGACTATTCTCTGCACAATCCTAGTTATAGTCGGAGTACTCATCCTAATCTTCTGGCTCATCGTCCGCCCTCAAGAAATCAAAGTCCACGCTTCCGATGCTTCTCTTACTACCTTCAACTTCACCCAGAACGACAATCTCAACTACAATCTCGCCGTCAACTTCAGCATCCGAAACCCGAACCGACGCCTCGGAGTCTATTATGATTCAATCGAAGCGAATGCGATTTACGCCGGCCAAAGATTCAGCACTGTACAAGGGCCTGTATTCTACCAGGGACACAAAAATACAACAGATTTTGGACCTGTGAATTTCAGGGGACAACATATTGTTATTCTTGGAAGTGGTGATAAATCTGATTATGAGAAACAGACTACTGATGGGCTTTATGAAATTCAATTGAAGATGCATTTGAGGGTCAGATTTAGGCTTGGATTATTCAAGACTGGAACATGGAAGCCTAAGATTAAGTGTGATTTGAAGGTTCCAATTGAAGGACATTCTGGGCAATTTGAGAGGACAAAGTGCAGCTATGATCTTTGA
- the LOC110793005 gene encoding embryogenesis-associated protein EMB8 isoform X2 codes for MSCFGCFGGDAAHRPADNGGGYMPRNLADEDFHKGFNNTYDKELASSLRRIFKKHGALFEDIGGEYNIPMAENAKTVMEFDEGLTRVSFGFKSADDYYLHSSSSDSIKHVCTPLLCIQAANDPIAPARGIPCKDIEGYVQIEMPYSDEELEETREQWANYFKDNYLMDVGE; via the exons ATGAGCTGCTTTGGCTGTTTTGGAGGAGATGCAGCCCATAGGCCTGCAGACAACGGAGGTGGTTACATGCCCAGAAACTTGGCAG ATGAGGACTTCCACAAGGGCTTTAATAACACTTATGACAAAGAATTAGCAAGCAGCCTTCGAAGAATATTCAAGAA GCATGGTGCTCTCTTTGAAGATATTGGTGGGGAGTATAACATACCAATGGCTGAAAATGCGAAGACTGTAATGGAGTTTGATGAAGGGCTAACTCGAG TATCTTTTGGGTTCAAGTCAGCTGACGACTACTACTTGCATTCAAGCAGTTCTGATTCAATTAAGCATGTTTGTACACCATTGCTTTGTATTCAG GCTGCTAATGATCCCATTGCACCAGCCAGGGGAATTCCTTGCAAAGATATTGAG ggtTATGTACAAATAGAAATGCCATATTCTGATGAGGAGTTAGAAGAAACTCGAGAACAATGGGCAAATTATTTTAaggacaactatttgatggatgTCGGCGAATGA
- the LOC110793002 gene encoding uncharacterized protein has product MDIYSGEWILIDAPCLAKVSFIYLDGTQYWYHDSHVVHQPPLAFDFLKSNSVTYLSLQGYSLELVAANRMPAAYPDLELLELDWCPVLPYKEMIGFFDNTPRLHTVIFRQGLIKHSDQFDCQELEQWPLKYLGVATLFSLYVEVIQVHNFSGNKGELILLEYLLYNAVELKWLVLYKDCNMKMEQELRMAEELLRISGTSDHCRVELL; this is encoded by the exons ATGGATATCTATTCTGGTGAATGGATTCTAATTGATGCCCCTTGTTTGGCCAAAGTATCATTCATTTACCTAGACGGTACACAATATTGGTACCACGACAGCCATGTCGTCCATCAACCACCTCTTGCTTTCGATTTTTTGAAAAGTAATTCCGTTACATATTTATCTCTGCAAGGATACTCTTTAGAG CTTGTTGCGGCGAATAGAATGCCAGCAGCATATCCTGATTTGGAATTATTGGAGCTTGATTGGTGTCCTGTTTTACCATATAAAGAGATGATTGGCTTCTTTGATAACACGCCTAGACTTCACACTGTCATATTCCGGCAG GGCTTAATCAAGCACAGTGATCAATTTGACTGCCAAGAGTTGGAACAATGGCCTCTAAAGTATTTAGGAGTGGCTACGCTATTTTCGTTGTATGTGGAGGTTATTCAAGTTCACAACTTTTCTGGAAACAAAGGGGAGCTCATTTTGCTGGAGTATCTGCTTTACAATGCCGTAGAATTGAAGTGGTTGGTATTGTACAAAGATTGCAATATGAAGATGGAGCAAGAACTACGGATGGCTGAGGAATTGTTGAGAATATCAGGGACCTCGGATCACTGTCGTGTAGAGCTGCTGTAG